From a region of the Luteibaculum oceani genome:
- a CDS encoding lamin tail domain-containing protein — protein MKNYLPLIFLSLFSLSTVNAQFYDDFSDGNFTSNPSWAGENTKFNVQNGRLYLNAPAERSTANLYLSSSVSDSLLFHGVFGFDFNPSSSNNCTVHLLADHHKPESMINTLYMEIGSSADDIKLKTKSNEEHLTLLQSKADILDSSVVHISIDISLVGGLLSMTIRNALNEVLMDDTIDFNLDFQPWFFVLEPNYTSTRSDKFWFDNLSLSGLREQIAPKVDSAIARGLNSIALFLSEEVSHDYDKSEFNVEGRVPDSIVGEADSILLFWTASFANNSTQLLSYPSFSDKLGNSSLSSSLPIHFLVGFSPKPLELIISELMIDPSPSVGLPETEYIELFNTSNQYISSDSFTLYLNEKVIPLPHFLIAPETYLLLIPPGETTLDSISNAVRTNSTFQLPNQSAVVSIIHHQDMVDSLAYNANWFLPVEKNNGGWSLEIINPGGKCLGSNNYRFSESEVGGTPGMENSIFEPNFMGPKNRVEKVVVTSNSIRIHLNFEVDSTTLSTGTINLLNRQVKEVTILSKSIELQMQKAYSAGEQDQIIIAGFENCMGQKLDTTMSIFWAPSPSSGEIIISEIMFDPSPNIYLEETEYLELLNPSLFPINLYGTAILGDTIWENLLLEPGSTLVLHSNQNPPPLEGLFARAMNWSPILLTNSGKEIYISNNIGDTLFALSYSPSMHSTVDAVEGGVSLELRQSQLVCLQAESNWMSSANYRGGSPGEFREQLIKENKKDLALKFIERTEEGIQLHFSKAINPNKVIFHEEQPWLVINSLSPENLQLAGNVETNINITVFSCEDDKPLHIYKVIENISDGEGLIINEVLFNSTKDECPEYIELYNNGNLSVDLSGIAIEFNGSGKFLPLSEQSIYLEPDSFFIISNWGKDYASCFPNYNPLAFLMPWNHPQLNNSEGSISLYSLTNNELIDRLEYNADMHFSGLSDVSNVALERINPNIAQNPNNWTSAGSLNNFGTPGRLNSQYLAESSGIQVKITPEVISPNGDGMDDIVAIELENGSDLVSIEIYNAQGIRKTQLTNNRLLGSKAVLYWDGTDDNGVRVNSGIYLVAIRSAGSQKSQFASITVH, from the coding sequence ATGAAAAATTACCTGCCACTAATTTTTCTATCGCTTTTTTCGCTAAGCACCGTAAATGCTCAGTTTTACGACGATTTTAGTGATGGAAATTTTACATCCAACCCGTCTTGGGCTGGCGAAAATACAAAATTCAATGTCCAAAACGGACGCTTGTATTTAAATGCCCCAGCAGAACGGTCAACAGCCAATCTATATCTATCTAGTTCTGTTTCAGACTCCCTGCTGTTTCATGGAGTCTTTGGTTTCGATTTTAACCCCTCATCTAGCAACAACTGCACGGTGCACCTTCTGGCAGATCATCATAAGCCCGAATCCATGATAAATACACTGTATATGGAAATTGGTTCTAGCGCCGATGACATTAAGTTGAAAACTAAAAGTAATGAGGAGCATTTGACCCTATTGCAATCGAAGGCGGATATCCTAGACTCCAGTGTAGTCCATATTTCTATCGATATATCTCTTGTTGGAGGTCTCCTATCCATGACCATACGAAATGCTCTGAATGAGGTGTTAATGGACGATACTATTGATTTTAATCTCGATTTCCAACCATGGTTTTTTGTCCTAGAGCCCAATTACACCTCAACTCGATCTGATAAATTTTGGTTCGATAACTTAAGTCTATCCGGCCTCAGGGAACAGATAGCCCCAAAAGTAGACTCGGCAATAGCTCGTGGGTTAAATAGCATAGCCCTTTTCCTGAGTGAAGAAGTCTCTCACGATTACGATAAAAGCGAATTTAATGTAGAAGGAAGGGTACCCGACTCCATAGTTGGTGAGGCCGATAGCATCCTTTTATTCTGGACTGCTTCCTTCGCCAATAATTCAACCCAACTTTTATCCTATCCCTCCTTTTCGGATAAGTTGGGAAATTCATCCTTGTCCAGTTCCCTACCCATTCATTTTCTGGTTGGATTTTCACCAAAGCCTCTGGAGCTAATCATCTCGGAATTAATGATAGACCCCTCTCCATCAGTTGGTCTGCCAGAGACCGAATACATTGAGCTGTTTAATACATCGAACCAATACATTTCGAGCGACAGCTTTACTTTGTATCTCAATGAGAAAGTTATTCCCCTCCCCCATTTTCTGATTGCGCCAGAAACATACCTTCTTCTAATACCTCCAGGGGAAACAACACTGGACTCCATTTCGAACGCAGTAAGAACCAATTCCACTTTTCAATTACCCAACCAAAGTGCTGTAGTAAGTATTATTCACCACCAGGATATGGTGGATTCTCTTGCATATAACGCTAATTGGTTTCTACCGGTTGAGAAAAATAATGGTGGGTGGAGTTTAGAAATCATAAACCCTGGAGGAAAATGCCTTGGCTCCAATAACTACCGATTTTCAGAAAGCGAAGTAGGTGGAACCCCGGGTATGGAAAACTCCATTTTCGAGCCCAATTTTATGGGTCCTAAAAATCGTGTGGAAAAGGTGGTTGTTACTTCGAATTCGATTAGAATACACTTAAATTTTGAGGTAGATAGCACTACCCTTAGCACGGGTACCATTAACCTACTTAATAGGCAGGTAAAAGAGGTAACGATTTTATCCAAAAGCATTGAACTTCAAATGCAAAAGGCATATTCAGCTGGAGAGCAAGACCAAATTATTATTGCTGGTTTCGAAAACTGTATGGGGCAAAAGCTAGACACTACAATGTCCATCTTCTGGGCCCCCTCACCATCCAGTGGCGAGATTATTATTAGCGAAATAATGTTCGATCCAAGCCCAAACATTTATCTGGAAGAAACCGAATATTTAGAGCTCCTAAATCCCAGTTTATTTCCAATAAACCTTTATGGAACGGCAATTCTTGGTGATACAATTTGGGAGAACCTGCTACTGGAACCTGGGAGTACTTTAGTCCTGCATTCCAATCAAAACCCACCCCCGTTGGAAGGGTTATTTGCCCGAGCCATGAACTGGTCTCCCATCCTTTTAACGAACAGCGGCAAAGAGATCTATATATCCAATAACATAGGCGACACCTTATTTGCACTCTCCTACTCACCCTCAATGCATAGCACTGTTGATGCCGTAGAAGGAGGAGTAAGTCTTGAATTGAGACAATCCCAACTGGTCTGCCTTCAGGCGGAATCCAACTGGATGTCAAGCGCCAATTACAGAGGGGGAAGCCCAGGAGAATTTAGGGAACAACTGATAAAAGAAAACAAAAAGGACCTGGCCCTTAAGTTTATTGAAAGAACCGAAGAAGGGATACAACTCCATTTTTCAAAAGCTATTAATCCAAATAAGGTCATTTTTCACGAAGAGCAACCATGGTTGGTAATCAACAGCCTATCCCCAGAAAACCTCCAGCTAGCCGGTAATGTGGAGACCAACATAAACATCACCGTATTTTCATGCGAGGATGATAAACCGCTACACATTTATAAGGTGATTGAAAATATCTCGGATGGAGAGGGATTGATTATTAATGAAGTCCTATTCAATTCTACCAAAGACGAATGCCCTGAATACATAGAGTTGTACAACAATGGCAATTTATCTGTAGACCTTAGCGGCATCGCAATAGAATTCAACGGTTCTGGAAAATTTCTTCCGCTTTCTGAGCAAAGCATTTACCTAGAACCCGACTCATTTTTTATCATTAGCAATTGGGGAAAAGACTACGCTTCCTGTTTCCCAAATTACAATCCGCTTGCGTTTTTAATGCCGTGGAATCATCCACAGCTGAATAATAGCGAGGGATCCATTTCGCTATACTCTTTAACTAACAACGAACTAATAGATAGGCTAGAGTATAATGCGGACATGCATTTTTCAGGACTATCGGATGTAAGCAACGTTGCTTTGGAAAGGATCAACCCCAACATTGCACAAAATCCAAACAACTGGACTTCCGCTGGAAGTCTAAATAACTTTGGAACACCCGGACGCTTAAACTCTCAATATTTAGCTGAAAGTTCTGGAATTCAGGTTAAAATCACTCCAGAGGTTATTTCCCCCAATGGTGATGGAATGGATGATATTGTCGCCATTGAACTCGAAAATGGATCAGATTTAGTTAGCATTGAAATATACAATGCGCAAGGCATCAGAAAAACCCAATTAACGAATAACCGATTATTGGGAAGTAAAGCTGTCCTTTACTGGGATGGAACCGATGATAATGGAGTACGAGTAAATTCGGGTATTTACCTTGTGGCAATTCGCAGCGCTGGTAGCCAAAAAAGTCAATTCGCCAGCATAACCGTTCACTAA
- a CDS encoding lycopene cyclase domain-containing protein, giving the protein MRSKKWNGTGLVLGIVCLAIGVLTWDRIYSGTAFTSAGLFLLVQYAYRWDGFPRFLLSYGLCLLPFYLVNGLLTGAFIQEQVVWYNDFENLGIRVFTIPLDDHFYSLSLQGFIVFLFDRNSGKQQ; this is encoded by the coding sequence TTGCGTTCCAAGAAATGGAATGGCACAGGTCTGGTTTTGGGAATAGTTTGCCTAGCTATAGGTGTATTAACGTGGGATAGAATATACTCGGGAACAGCCTTTACAAGTGCGGGGCTTTTTTTGCTCGTACAATATGCGTATCGCTGGGATGGTTTTCCAAGGTTTCTATTGTCCTACGGGCTTTGCCTACTTCCGTTTTATCTTGTTAATGGCTTGCTTACTGGTGCATTCATTCAGGAACAGGTGGTTTGGTATAATGATTTTGAAAACTTAGGAATTCGAGTTTTTACCATTCCGTTAGACGACCATTTTTATTCTCTTAGCCTCCAGGGCTTTATAGTTTTTCTATTTGATCGCAATTCAGGAAAACAACAATAG
- a CDS encoding sterol desaturase family protein yields the protein MLMTAIVIATFFFMEFMAWFTHKFVMHGFLWILHKDHHQTEPGFFEKNDAFFLIFAIPSTILMFIGANNQWDYRFFIGLGILFYGICYFLVHDIFIHQRFKWLRRSNHPYFKAIRKAHKVHHKHLGKEKGECFGMLIVPFKYYKEAKKSLSQ from the coding sequence ATGTTGATGACAGCAATAGTTATAGCGACCTTTTTTTTCATGGAATTTATGGCCTGGTTTACCCATAAATTTGTGATGCATGGATTTTTGTGGATTTTACACAAAGATCACCATCAAACGGAGCCCGGCTTTTTCGAGAAAAACGATGCCTTCTTCTTAATCTTTGCTATTCCTTCAACAATCCTCATGTTTATTGGGGCTAACAACCAATGGGATTACAGGTTTTTTATTGGCTTGGGGATACTTTTCTATGGAATCTGCTATTTCTTAGTTCACGACATTTTTATACACCAAAGGTTTAAATGGTTGAGAAGGTCAAACCATCCCTATTTTAAGGCCATTAGAAAAGCGCACAAGGTGCATCACAAACATCTTGGAAAGGAAAAAGGTGAGTGTTTTGGAATGTTGATAGTGCCCTTTAAATATTACAAAGAGGCCAAAAAATCGCTATCTCAATAA
- a CDS encoding cryptochrome/photolyase family protein has protein sequence MANAIFWHRRDLRIDDNAGLFQALTEFQEVQPIFIFDSCILEELPKSDRRVSVIYDFIEDLNKAYQKAGASLKVYHGDPVEVFQNKVLSEFPELKKVFTNEDYEPYAKNRDEKIEAILAENGIAFQAEKDQVIWAKDDILKSSDNRPYTVFTPYFRKWKERLEKDGAYSFNVSDRLNHLAKVEYKLPNIESLGFSNQDVPLPNKEVSSDILNHYEEIRDYPAKAGTSRLSVHLRFGTISIRKLVQQAQEEGAEIFLSELAWRDFYQQILHHFPHVVNGSFRPQYDQIPWSNNEDYFKAWCEGKTGVPIVDAGMRELNETGYMHNRVRMIVASFLTKNLLIDWRWGEAYFAEKLLDFDLAANNGGWQWAAGSGTDAAPYFRVFNPLTQAEKFDPRGTYIRKWVKDMGKDSYPKKPIVDIKESRKKAIEVYKKALSGE, from the coding sequence ATGGCTAATGCAATTTTTTGGCATAGAAGAGACTTAAGAATTGATGATAATGCGGGATTGTTTCAGGCCTTGACAGAATTCCAAGAGGTACAACCCATTTTTATTTTCGACAGCTGTATTCTGGAGGAACTTCCAAAATCTGATCGAAGAGTCTCGGTGATATACGATTTTATAGAAGACCTGAACAAAGCCTACCAAAAGGCTGGAGCATCTTTAAAAGTTTACCATGGGGATCCTGTGGAAGTTTTTCAAAATAAGGTGCTTAGCGAGTTCCCAGAGCTAAAAAAGGTTTTTACAAATGAAGATTACGAGCCTTACGCCAAGAACCGAGACGAAAAAATAGAGGCAATCTTAGCCGAGAATGGTATTGCTTTCCAAGCAGAAAAGGATCAAGTGATTTGGGCTAAAGACGACATATTAAAAAGCAGTGATAATAGGCCCTACACAGTTTTCACACCCTACTTTAGAAAATGGAAGGAAAGGCTTGAAAAGGATGGAGCCTACAGTTTTAATGTTTCGGATAGGTTAAACCACTTAGCGAAGGTCGAATATAAGTTGCCTAACATAGAGTCATTAGGCTTTAGTAATCAGGATGTACCCTTGCCCAACAAAGAGGTTAGTAGTGATATACTAAATCATTATGAGGAAATAAGGGACTATCCAGCCAAAGCCGGCACCAGTAGATTATCTGTGCATTTACGCTTTGGAACAATAAGTATTCGGAAACTGGTACAACAGGCGCAAGAAGAAGGTGCAGAAATCTTTTTAAGTGAATTGGCCTGGAGAGATTTTTATCAGCAAATTCTTCACCATTTTCCGCATGTGGTAAACGGAAGTTTTCGTCCGCAATACGACCAGATACCATGGTCAAATAATGAAGATTATTTTAAAGCCTGGTGTGAGGGTAAAACTGGCGTTCCGATAGTAGACGCAGGTATGCGAGAGCTAAACGAAACTGGATATATGCACAACAGAGTTAGAATGATAGTAGCAAGCTTCCTGACAAAAAACTTGCTCATAGATTGGCGATGGGGTGAGGCATACTTTGCAGAGAAATTATTAGACTTCGACCTTGCAGCAAATAATGGGGGATGGCAGTGGGCTGCCGGTTCGGGTACCGACGCAGCGCCCTATTTTAGAGTTTTCAATCCCCTAACCCAGGCAGAAAAGTTCGACCCAAGGGGTACTTACATTAGAAAATGGGTAAAAGACATGGGAAAGGATAGCTACCCGAAAAAACCCATTGTGGATATAAAAGAATCCAGAAAAAAGGCAATTGAAGTTTATAAAAAGGCTTTGAGTGGAGAATAA
- the idi gene encoding isopentenyl-diphosphate Delta-isomerase, translating to MSKDFVVLVNLQDEEIGVMEKMEAHEKGMLHRAFSVFLFNDKGEMLLQQRAEHKYHSGGLWTNTCCSHPKPGETPIQGANRRLMEEMGIQADLEHQFSFAYKSDYENGLSEHEFDHVFFGSFNEAPILNPEEAMDWKYIGVEDLEKEVAENPKDYTSWFLICLPRVIENYKALQHNG from the coding sequence GTGAGTAAGGATTTTGTGGTGTTGGTAAATCTTCAAGATGAAGAGATTGGAGTAATGGAGAAAATGGAAGCCCATGAAAAGGGCATGTTGCATCGCGCTTTTTCTGTTTTCCTTTTTAACGATAAAGGAGAGATGCTACTGCAACAAAGAGCCGAACATAAGTACCATAGCGGTGGTCTTTGGACGAATACCTGTTGTTCTCATCCCAAACCAGGTGAAACACCTATTCAGGGAGCAAATCGACGGTTAATGGAGGAAATGGGCATACAAGCCGACCTAGAACACCAGTTTTCGTTTGCCTATAAAAGCGATTACGAAAATGGTTTAAGCGAACACGAGTTCGACCATGTATTTTTCGGAAGCTTTAATGAAGCTCCAATTTTAAATCCAGAAGAGGCAATGGATTGGAAATATATCGGGGTAGAGGATTTGGAAAAAGAGGTTGCGGAAAACCCCAAGGATTATACTTCTTGGTTTTTAATTTGTTTACCTCGTGTAATTGAGAATTACAAAGCCTTGCAGCACAATGGCTAA
- a CDS encoding phytoene/squalene synthase family protein: MKQLYDKVCLRTSKLTTNMYSTSFSLGIRFLGKDIRDAIFAVYGLVRFADEIVDTFHDYNKERLLADFKADTYRAIEDGISLNPILNSFQFAVNKYDIDRDLIETFFNSMEMDLEKRDYTQDEYETYILGSAEVVGLMCLQVFLEGDKEQYAKLKGNAMSLGSAFQKINFLRDLGDDFEMLGRTYFPGLDLNNPSETSVKDILADIEKDFKHGYEGILKLPKKARFGVYMAYIYYYRLFKKIKSTPFNKILETRIRIPNQHKYALFVSSYVKHQLNII, from the coding sequence ATGAAACAGCTCTACGATAAAGTATGCTTGCGTACCAGTAAGCTAACTACCAACATGTACAGTACAAGCTTTTCGCTTGGAATTAGATTTTTAGGAAAGGACATTAGAGATGCCATTTTCGCTGTATATGGGCTGGTTCGCTTTGCCGATGAAATCGTAGATACCTTTCACGATTACAACAAAGAAAGGCTGTTAGCAGATTTTAAAGCAGATACCTATCGAGCTATTGAAGATGGTATAAGTCTAAATCCTATTCTTAACAGTTTTCAGTTTGCTGTAAATAAATACGACATAGATAGAGACCTTATAGAAACGTTCTTTAACTCTATGGAGATGGATTTAGAGAAGCGAGATTATACACAAGATGAATACGAAACGTACATCCTTGGTTCGGCTGAGGTAGTGGGATTAATGTGCCTGCAAGTGTTTTTGGAGGGAGATAAAGAGCAATATGCCAAGCTTAAGGGCAACGCAATGTCTCTAGGATCGGCTTTTCAGAAAATTAATTTCCTTAGAGATTTGGGCGACGATTTTGAAATGCTTGGAAGAACCTATTTCCCTGGGTTGGATTTAAATAATCCATCGGAAACTTCGGTAAAAGATATTCTTGCGGACATAGAAAAGGACTTCAAGCATGGATACGAGGGCATTCTTAAGCTTCCCAAAAAAGCAAGATTTGGAGTTTATATGGCATACATATACTACTATCGACTTTTCAAGAAAATTAAAAGCACCCCGTTTAACAAGATTCTTGAGACTAGGATACGCATCCCAAATCAGCATAAGTATGCGTTATTCGTATCGTCTTATGTTAAACATCAATTAAATATTATTTAG
- a CDS encoding phytoene desaturase family protein — protein MERKKIIVIGAGFSGLSAASFLAKAGYDVEVYEKHAQLGGRARKMQLNGFTFDMGPSWYWMPDVFEHFFRAFGKTPADFYNLIRLDPSYRVYFEDQSFWDIPAGAEKLGNLLDQYEKGASKQLKHFLEDAQKKYQIGMSDMVYKPGLSVMEFISWEVVKNGLKMDLFSSFSKLVRKYFSHPKIIELLEFPVLFLGAKPENTPALYSLMNYADIALGTWYPEGGMHKIVEAMVSVAESQGVKFITGANVKEIVVEENRAVGIALEGGLVHKADAVVAAADYHHVEQNLLQPKFRNYNQEYWESRTMAPSSLLFYVGLDREIPDLQHHNLFFDAPFNQHAKEIYDNPAWPENPLFYLSATSKTDKAVAPEGGENLFFLIPLAPGLQGDDETMREAYFNILVNRLEAHTGINIKDHVTAFKSYAVKDFKEDYNAFKGNAYGLANTLKQTAILKPKMINKKLDNLFYCGQLSVPGPGVPPSLISGEIIAGIVNEKLNEYETALR, from the coding sequence GTGGAAAGAAAAAAGATAATAGTAATTGGCGCGGGTTTTTCGGGCTTATCGGCAGCAAGCTTTCTGGCAAAAGCTGGTTATGATGTTGAGGTCTACGAGAAACATGCTCAGCTAGGAGGAAGAGCACGTAAAATGCAGTTAAACGGGTTCACCTTCGACATGGGCCCAAGTTGGTACTGGATGCCTGATGTTTTTGAGCATTTTTTCCGAGCATTTGGTAAAACTCCTGCCGATTTCTACAACCTAATCCGACTAGACCCTTCCTATCGAGTTTACTTCGAGGATCAAAGCTTTTGGGATATTCCAGCAGGTGCCGAGAAGCTAGGGAACTTATTAGATCAATATGAAAAAGGGGCATCCAAACAATTGAAACACTTTCTTGAAGACGCCCAAAAAAAATACCAAATCGGAATGTCAGACATGGTATACAAGCCAGGTCTATCGGTTATGGAATTTATAAGCTGGGAAGTGGTGAAAAACGGACTGAAAATGGACCTGTTTTCCTCCTTTTCCAAATTGGTTCGCAAATATTTTAGTCATCCCAAAATCATAGAGTTACTCGAATTTCCAGTTCTTTTTTTGGGGGCAAAACCAGAAAATACTCCAGCGCTATACAGTCTGATGAACTATGCAGATATAGCACTAGGAACTTGGTACCCAGAAGGTGGTATGCACAAAATTGTGGAAGCCATGGTTTCTGTTGCGGAAAGCCAGGGGGTGAAATTTATTACCGGAGCCAATGTCAAAGAAATAGTTGTTGAGGAAAATAGGGCGGTTGGAATAGCATTGGAAGGAGGCCTCGTTCACAAGGCAGATGCTGTGGTGGCTGCCGCTGATTACCACCACGTGGAGCAGAATTTGCTTCAACCAAAATTTAGAAATTATAACCAAGAATATTGGGAGAGTAGAACCATGGCGCCTTCGTCTTTATTGTTCTATGTCGGATTGGATAGAGAAATTCCAGACCTACAGCATCATAATCTGTTTTTCGATGCGCCGTTTAACCAGCATGCAAAGGAGATATATGATAATCCTGCATGGCCAGAAAATCCGCTGTTTTATTTATCTGCTACTTCCAAAACAGATAAGGCTGTAGCTCCTGAGGGGGGTGAAAATTTGTTTTTCTTAATACCCTTGGCACCCGGTCTTCAGGGTGACGATGAAACAATGCGTGAGGCCTATTTTAATATTTTGGTAAATCGCTTAGAAGCCCACACAGGGATTAACATTAAAGACCACGTAACTGCATTTAAGAGTTATGCGGTAAAGGACTTTAAGGAAGATTACAACGCCTTTAAAGGTAATGCATACGGATTGGCGAATACCCTAAAGCAAACCGCCATTCTAAAACCAAAAATGATTAATAAAAAACTGGATAACCTGTTCTATTGTGGGCAATTATCTGTGCCCGGTCCGGGGGTTCCTCCCTCCCTTATATCTGGGGAAATTATCGCGGGGATTGTCAACGAAAAGCTAAATGAATATGAAACAGCTCTACGATAA
- the uvrC gene encoding excinuclease ABC subunit UvrC has translation MALLKEKIKTLPHKPGVYQFFNLEGKIIYVGKAKNLKKRVSSYFSKTHQYGKVVRLVKQAVDVQVVVVDTEMDALLLENNLIKKYQPKYNVMLKDDKSYPWICIKNERFPRVFSTRNPIKDGSQYFGPYASVRSMKTVLEIIREIFKVRTCNYNLSEENIDKGKFRVCLEYHIGNCFGPCEGKQSEEEYNENLSEIISLTKGNLSQVTKDIKTRIQKHAEKLEFEIAASLKEKLDRLEKYQAKSTVVSPTINNIDVFSIVSDKNTGYINFFKIMSGAIVQSFTLEINKRLDETDAELLELGIVELREKFNSQSREIVVPFEIDFKDPNLSFTIPQRGDKKKLLELSQKNAKFYMMDKHKQEKIIHPEKHAERILKQLKDDLSLKVLPRHIECFDNSNLQGTNPVAACVVFKNAKPAKRDYRHFNIKSVEGPNDFASMEEAVYRRYTRLLSEGEDLPQLVVIDGGKGQLSSAVTALERLGLRGKIAIIGIAKRLEEIYFPGDSIPVYIDKKSESLKVIQFLRNEAHRFGITHHRNRRSKAALQNQLTDIPGIGLATAKKLYNQFGSVSGIKKASLEELEKQLPKNRAKVIYDWFKNEK, from the coding sequence ATGGCTTTACTCAAAGAGAAAATAAAAACCCTTCCTCACAAACCTGGGGTGTACCAGTTCTTTAATCTGGAGGGCAAGATTATTTACGTTGGTAAAGCCAAGAATCTAAAAAAAAGAGTTTCCTCTTACTTCTCCAAAACACACCAGTATGGAAAAGTGGTTCGTCTTGTAAAGCAAGCGGTTGATGTACAGGTAGTAGTGGTTGATACGGAAATGGACGCATTACTGCTGGAAAACAACCTGATAAAAAAGTACCAACCCAAGTATAATGTAATGCTCAAGGACGATAAGTCCTACCCCTGGATTTGCATTAAAAACGAGAGGTTTCCCCGTGTTTTCTCCACCAGGAACCCAATTAAGGACGGCTCGCAATATTTCGGTCCCTACGCCTCGGTGCGATCAATGAAAACTGTTTTAGAAATCATTAGAGAAATTTTTAAAGTTCGCACTTGCAACTACAATTTAAGCGAGGAAAACATTGATAAGGGAAAGTTTAGGGTTTGTCTGGAATATCACATTGGTAACTGCTTTGGCCCTTGTGAAGGCAAACAATCGGAAGAGGAATACAACGAAAATCTCTCCGAGATAATTTCCTTGACAAAAGGAAACCTAAGTCAGGTTACCAAGGATATTAAAACCCGTATTCAAAAGCACGCAGAAAAATTAGAGTTCGAAATTGCTGCCTCTTTGAAGGAAAAGTTAGATCGTCTTGAAAAATATCAAGCGAAAAGCACAGTGGTTTCTCCAACCATCAATAATATTGACGTTTTCTCTATTGTAAGTGACAAAAACACGGGCTACATTAACTTTTTCAAAATAATGAGTGGCGCCATTGTGCAGAGTTTTACCCTAGAAATTAATAAACGTCTGGATGAAACAGATGCAGAGTTATTGGAGCTGGGAATTGTTGAGCTACGCGAAAAATTTAACTCCCAAAGCCGAGAAATAGTCGTTCCCTTCGAAATTGACTTTAAAGACCCCAATCTCAGCTTCACCATTCCCCAGCGTGGAGATAAAAAGAAACTTTTAGAGTTGAGCCAAAAGAACGCAAAGTTCTACATGATGGATAAGCATAAGCAGGAAAAAATCATCCACCCAGAAAAGCATGCGGAGCGCATTTTAAAGCAGTTAAAGGATGATTTAAGTCTTAAGGTGTTACCAAGGCATATAGAATGTTTCGACAACTCTAACCTGCAGGGAACCAACCCCGTTGCGGCATGTGTGGTATTTAAAAATGCTAAGCCCGCTAAAAGAGACTACAGACATTTCAATATAAAATCGGTAGAAGGGCCTAACGATTTTGCCTCTATGGAGGAGGCGGTCTACAGGAGGTATACAAGACTGTTGTCTGAAGGCGAGGATTTACCTCAACTGGTAGTAATTGACGGTGGAAAAGGCCAACTTTCCAGTGCAGTAACTGCGTTAGAACGGCTAGGGCTTCGAGGTAAAATTGCCATAATAGGAATTGCCAAAAGGCTGGAGGAAATTTATTTCCCTGGGGATTCCATACCCGTGTACATAGATAAAAAATCAGAGAGTTTAAAGGTGATTCAGTTCCTACGTAATGAGGCCCATAGGTTTGGAATTACCCACCACAGAAACCGCCGAAGTAAAGCTGCCTTACAAAACCAACTTACAGATATACCTGGGATAGGACTGGCAACTGCAAAAAAATTATACAATCAATTTGGTTCGGTATCGGGAATTAAAAAGGCATCTCTCGAAGAGCTTGAAAAACAATTACCTAAAAACCGAGCGAAGGTGATCTACGATTGGTTCAAAAACGAAAAATAA